The following are encoded together in the Adhaeribacter arboris genome:
- a CDS encoding outer membrane beta-barrel protein — MNNLLIFYLTAVFLFPLSAVGNSADSVALKENKLYMGIGLSNTSYHIYYKNPTTESAFIAGAVASGYFTPLALNLGYQANNRISLQFGLAYGGSKNHGFLADVYGVDYNFYSKTRVVAISITTRFIVLNAYKRFPIYATVSIMPAWGKTTLRSVENCNTVITTKSAQDAGMNLFATAGVGFNYKIWRRFTGYAEVLLVKSNLTGENSRYYDWRGESPQYIQVISSLAFGFNYNFR, encoded by the coding sequence ATGAACAATTTACTTATTTTTTATCTTACTGCTGTTTTCCTTTTTCCATTGTCAGCAGTTGGGAACTCAGCTGATTCTGTAGCTCTTAAAGAGAATAAGTTGTATATGGGCATAGGCTTAAGCAATACTTCTTATCATATCTATTATAAGAATCCAACTACTGAAAGTGCATTTATTGCGGGGGCTGTAGCTTCCGGGTACTTTACTCCTTTAGCCTTAAATCTAGGTTATCAAGCTAATAATAGAATAAGCCTTCAATTTGGACTCGCTTATGGAGGTAGTAAAAATCACGGCTTTTTAGCTGATGTATATGGAGTAGATTACAATTTTTACTCTAAAACTAGAGTAGTAGCAATTTCTATAACTACAAGATTTATTGTATTAAATGCTTACAAGCGCTTTCCCATTTATGCCACTGTAAGTATAATGCCTGCTTGGGGAAAAACTACCTTAAGATCCGTTGAAAACTGCAATACTGTTATAACCACTAAATCTGCGCAAGATGCCGGTATGAATCTATTTGCTACTGCCGGAGTAGGTTTTAATTATAAAATATGGCGGCGATTTACAGGTTATGCGGAAGTGCTACTAGTAAAGAGCAACTTAACCGGTGAAAATTCTAGATATTATGATTGGCGGGGGGAATCTCCTCAATACATTCAGGTAATTAGCTCCTTGGCATTTGGGTTTAATTACAATTTCCGGTGA
- a CDS encoding methyltransferase family protein — translation MPLREEFESSGNWLFRRRGWLPLLLYPLAIALLYFYPEKTYACVTSTLWGAFCLLISLVGLFIRAITVGHTPKGTSGRNTDKQIAECLNHTGIYSVVRHPLYLGNFLMWLGLFLFMGIWWFVVICALAYWLYYERIMFAEEEFLRRSYSSAYENWARQTPAFFPRFSGWRSSNLPFSLRNVLKREYNGLFAMVISFTALNALSHLMVHHRFQVDKFWQIVFGLGTVLFLILRSLKKYTHVLEIAGR, via the coding sequence ATGCCATTAAGAGAAGAATTTGAGAGTTCCGGTAACTGGTTATTCCGGCGAAGAGGCTGGTTGCCCCTGTTACTTTATCCGTTAGCCATTGCCTTGCTTTATTTTTATCCGGAGAAAACTTATGCCTGCGTTACCAGCACTTTGTGGGGCGCATTTTGCCTGCTTATATCGCTGGTGGGTTTATTTATTCGGGCCATTACCGTGGGGCACACGCCTAAAGGTACTTCCGGCCGCAACACCGACAAACAAATTGCCGAATGTTTAAACCATACCGGTATTTACTCGGTGGTGCGCCATCCTTTGTATTTAGGTAATTTTTTAATGTGGCTGGGCTTGTTTCTGTTTATGGGTATCTGGTGGTTTGTGGTAATTTGCGCTCTGGCTTACTGGCTGTACTACGAACGCATAATGTTTGCCGAAGAAGAGTTTTTGCGCCGCAGCTACTCTAGTGCCTACGAAAACTGGGCGCGCCAAACCCCGGCCTTTTTTCCCCGGTTCAGTGGCTGGCGTTCTTCTAACCTGCCTTTTTCGTTGCGTAACGTGTTAAAACGCGAATACAACGGTTTGTTTGCCATGGTCATCTCGTTTACTGCCCTCAATGCTCTAAGTCATTTAATGGTGCACCATCGTTTTCAGGTAGATAAATTTTGGCAGATTGTATTTGGTTTAGGTACAGTTCTGTTTCTCATTCTGCGTTCCCTTAAAAAGTATACCCACGTTCTCGAAATTGCCGGCAGGTGA